Proteins encoded in a region of the Lepeophtheirus salmonis chromosome 6, UVic_Lsal_1.4, whole genome shotgun sequence genome:
- the LOC121120110 gene encoding uncharacterized protein isoform X4 — translation MQGSLPDILAEIGSLDGDLNSNVSIDIPILHYSFDCESINSNDPLIKNRELCLTPASNLYKLINVTVGDIRSFDNSSEASDIDQSNTGITTHSVELNNSFISGNDEEYSTNVPNTSKSLEGLKYELEVEKSLIKENEHNQIVTPSKGPKNVIDKPKVSIVISKDNKENLKTTTEVESKHHLDIDETVEKVDNTINKEIQTSFSNNLYENVHSSQGQEAKEDEIIEKEELLKDDKNGNKIEILRPLDNNNDMQSNVERYTTNGSQIDLNLTQTESPSKVMTNKSYLNFSTNIDTDNASSNHESEYQNNKSKMHDQIDIDEESEEFIKTSDSCGRNNNLEYLNRDGMMESLINDSDELHHKITLITSEYDDIQSRDSISNESESERNKKEIKIPFTIIQSTDEQYFANKDKPIDSEKLTENEKVDVTVVEVRKESKEDDEKSSLNNQSQYIRQIAKQKNKKDDLSSREVRFLELEQEDISFTKRNIRDVKKKSELEMDKSNKDYSTHITMGNNDSSEASSKLIKSKPHLIDKKTYKNESTKESITKLNKKYIPSSKKQNPLTHDTSSVETSHLEESGSEVYMDNDNRQDRTDFAKNYEENSKIRNHTNGTFGNKTEKDNITTTSNNEVGIVSSQNIESIENDRDLEESKSNDNIDIIYFIEEEHLILVNNNPIDQQNVYETISSESTEKEVEIPAGNQISGYGSTEKFTINLTTTIYEIVDESNDQCLNSSTSQFSLSHENAVDSSLAQSVSVDDGFIVNDTQEASISHSRKRSQWYKREPIYGKGDTQYMLFKHDSNEPIDNEDDQSNEKCTISEESKEAQTSDDEEAFDFDSGENVESILPGIIRSHFETETYDNEVINQRISVLYDISEESSSISERSNNEEKLSSDISLTDSTSTKSSAGNVNHSTPFEDKLEEKELQIKIETLQIDDLKEVEHFVQEPNHENEERRINLSNTKLVSETNNDDASINEFDSIFDYDDKQDEENEHLDKSYEESTSEFLPARGNLTETSTFQLEVQSGDIESSTEKYSSGSPETIWNDQNDLLASLNETATNVFEEGYKETEEMTVINESIEIPVDCLSSESSGQYGFQLLNPLSRNNSTSDVILDSPSEYTSESEK, via the coding sequence ATGCAGGGATCATTACCAGATATTTTGGCTGAAATTGGATCACTAGATGGTGATTTAAATAGCAATGTTAGCATTGATATCCCTATTTTACACTATTCCTTTGATTGTGAGTCAATCAATAGTAACGATCCCctaattaaaaatagagaaCTTTGTCTCACTCCAGCATCAAATctgtacaaattaattaatgtgacAGTAGGGGATATACGATCATTTGACAATTCAAGTGAGGCAAGTGATATTGATCAATCAAATACAGGCATAACCACTCACTCCGTCGaattgaataatagttttatatCAGGAAATGATGAAGAATATAGCACAAATGTTCCAAATACATCCAAATCTTTAGAAGGtctaaaatatgaattagaaGTTGAAAAATCTTTAATCAAAGAAAACGAACATAATCAAATTGTAACTCCAAGTAAAGGACCTAAGAATGTAATTGATAAACCAAAAGTTTCTATAGTAATAAGTAAAGATAATAAAGAGAATTTAAAAACTACCACTGAAGTTGAAAGCAAACATCATCTGGATATTGATGAAACGGTCGAAAAAGTTGATAATACCATTAACAAAGAAATACAAacatctttttcaaataatttatatgaaaatgttcATTCCAGTCAAGGACAAGAGGCTAAAGAagatgaaattattgaaaaggaAGAACTATTGAAAGATGATAAAAATGGGAACAAGATTGAAATTTTAAGGCCCTTAGATAATAACAACGACATGCAATCAAATGTAGAAAGATATACCACAAATGGAAGTCAAATTGATCTGAATCTTACACAAACTGAATCTCCATCCAAAGTGAtgacaaataaaagttatttaaatttttcaaccaATATTGATACAGATAATGCTTCAAGTAATCATGAAtcagaatatcaaaataataaaagtaaaatgcaTGATCAAATAGATATTGATGAAGAGAGTgaggaatttataaaaacatcagATTCGTGCGGGAGGAACaataatttggaatatttaaatAGAGATGGAATGATGGAATCTTTAATAAATGACAGTGATGAACTTCACCACAAGATTACATTAATAACATCAGAATACGACGATATTCAATCAAGGGACTCAATTTCAAATGAATCAGAGTCAGAAAGgaataaaaaggaaatcaaaATCCCATTTACAATTATCCAGTCGACAGATGAgcaatattttgcaaataaagatAAACCTATTGATAGTGAAAAGCTTACAGAGAATGAAAAAGTGGATGTAACTGTTGTAGAAGTTAGAAAAGAATCTAAAGAAGATGATGAAAAGTCTTCTTTGAACAATCAAAGTCAATACATCAGACAaatagcaaaacaaaaaaataagaaagatgaTCTATCCTCGAGGGAGGTGAGATTTCTAGAACTCGAACAAGAAGATATATcgtttacaaaaagaaatattagggacgttaaaaaaaaatccgaattagaaatggataaaagtaataaagattattctacCCATATTACCATGGGCAATAACGATAGTTCTGAAGCTTCGTCTAAGCTAATTAAGAGTAAACCacatttaatagataaaaaaacatataaaaatgaaagtacCAAAGAAAGTATAActaagttgaataaaaaatatatcccatcCTCTAAAAAACAGAATCCTTTAACCCATGATACATCTTCAGTTGAAACAAGTCATCTTGAGGAATCGGGGTCAGAAGTGTACATGGATAATGATAATCGACAGGATAGAACTGATTTTgccaaaaattatgaagaaaattcgAAAATAAGAAATCACACAAATGGAACATTTGGCAATAAAACTGAAAAAGACAATATAACAACTACATCGAATAACGAAGTAGGAATTGTAAGTTCACAAAATATTGAATCCATTGAGAATGATCGGGATTTAGAAGAGAGTAAGTCTAATGATaacattgatattatatattttattgaagaagaGCATTTAATTTTAGTGAACAATAATCCAATAGATCAACAAAACGTTTATGAAACAATATCTTCAGAGAGCACTGAGAAAGAAGTTGAAATTCCTGCTGGAAATCAAATCTCTGGCTACGGTTCTACAGAAAAATTCACCATTAATTTGACCACAACTATTTATGAAATAGTTGACGAGTCCAATGACCAGTGCTTGAACAGCTCAACTTCTCAATTTTCATTAAGTCATGAAAATGCTGTAGACTCCTCACTTGCTCAATCGGTATCAGTTGACGACGGATTTATAGTGAATGATACTCAAGAAGCTTCTATTTCTCATTCTCGGAAACGCTCACAATGGTATAAAAGAGAGCCTATCTATGGAAAAGGGGATACtcaatatatgttatttaaacaTGATTCAAATGAGCCGATTGATAATGAAGACGAccaatcaaatgaaaaatgtaCAATTAGTGAGGAGAGTAAAGAGGCTCAAACTTCTGACGATGAAGAGGCCTTTGATTTTGATTCGGGTGAAAATGTAGAAAGCATACTACCTGGAATTATAAGAAGCCATTTTGAAACTGAAACATATGACAACGAAGTCATTAATCAACGAATCAGTGTTCTTTATGATATAAGTGAAGAGAGTAGTTCAATATCTGAAAGAAGTAATAACGAAGAAAAGTTGAGCTCAGATATTTCACTGACTGATAGTACATCTACTAAATCAAGTGCAGGAAATGTAAATCATTCAACACCTTTTGAGGATAAACTAGAAGAAaaggaattgcaaattaaaattgaaacattGCAAATTGATGACTTGAAAGAAGTAGAACATTTTGTACAAGAGCCTAACCATGAAAACGAAGAACGGCGGATAAATCTTTCTAATACAAAACTGGTCAGTGAAACTAATAATGATGATGCAAGTATCAACGAATTTGATAGTATATTTGATTACGATGATAAACAAGATGAGGAAAATGAACATTTAGATAAGTCATATGAAGAATCAACATCCGAATTTCTTCCAGCAAGAGGTAATTTAACTGAGACATCTACATTTCAATTAGAAGTACAATCGGGCGATATAGAATCTTCAACCGAAAAATATAGTTCAGGTTCACCAGAAACTATTTGGAATGATCAAAATGACTTATTGGCTAGTTTGAATGAAACTGCGACAAATGTTTTTGAAGAAGGTTACAAAGAAACAGAGGAAATGACTGTGATTAATGAGTCCATCGAAATTCCAGTAGATTGTTTGAGTTCAGAATCTTCCGGACAGTATGGATTTCAATTGCTGAATCCGTTATCTAGAAATAACTCAACGAGCGATGTAATATTG
- the LOC121120110 gene encoding uncharacterized protein isoform X5 has translation MQGSLPDILAEIGSLDGDLNSNVSIDIPILHYSFDCESINSNDPLIKNRELCLTPASNLYKLINVTVGDIRSFDNSSEASDIDQSNTGITTHSVELNNSFISGNDEEYSTNVPNTSKSLEGLKYELEVEKSLIKENEHNQIVTPSKGPKNVIDKPKVSIVISKDNKENLKTTTEVESKHHLDIDETVEKVDNTINKEIQTSFSNNLYENVHSSQGQEAKEDEIIEKEELLKDDKNGNKIEILRPLDNNNDMQSNVERYTTNGSQIDLNLTQTESPSKVMTNKSYLNFSTNIDTDNASSNHESEYQNNKSKMHDQIDIDEESEEFIKTSDSCGRNNNLEYLNRDGMMESLINDSDELHHKITLITSEYDDIQSRDSISNESESERNKKEIKIPFTIIQSTDEQYFANKDKPIDSEKLTENEKVDVTVVEVRKESKEDDEKSSLNNQSQYIRQIAKQKNKKDDLSSREVRFLELEQEDISFTKRNIRDVKKKSELEMDKSNKDYSTHITMGNNDSSEASSKLIKSKPHLIDKKTYKNESTKESITKLNKKYIPSSKKQNPLTHDTSSVETSHLEESGSEVYMDNDNRQDRTDFAKNYEENSKIRNHTNGTFGNKTEKDNITTTSNNEVGIVSSQNIESIENDRDLEEMNNNPIDQQNVYETISSESTEKEVEIPAGNQISGYGSTEKFTINLTTTIYEIVDESNDQCLNSSTSQFSLSHENAVDSSLAQSVSVDDGFIVNDTQEASISHSRKRSQWYKREPIYGKGDTQYMLFKHDSNEPIDNEDDQSNEKCTISEESKEAQTSDDEEAFDFDSGENVESILPGIIRSHFETETYDNEVINQRISVLYDISEESSSISERSNNEEKLSSDISLTDSTSTKSSAGNVNHSTPFEDKLEEKELQIKIETLQIDDLKEVEHFVQEPNHENEERRINLSNTKLVSETNNDDASINEFDSIFDYDDKQDEENEHLDKSYEESTSEFLPARGNLTETSTFQLEVQSGDIESSTEKYSSGSPETIWNDQNDLLASLNETATNVFEEGYKETEEMTVINESIEIPVDCLSSESSGQYGFQLLNPLSRNNSTSDVILDSPSEYTSESEK, from the exons ATGCAGGGATCATTACCAGATATTTTGGCTGAAATTGGATCACTAGATGGTGATTTAAATAGCAATGTTAGCATTGATATCCCTATTTTACACTATTCCTTTGATTGTGAGTCAATCAATAGTAACGATCCCctaattaaaaatagagaaCTTTGTCTCACTCCAGCATCAAATctgtacaaattaattaatgtgacAGTAGGGGATATACGATCATTTGACAATTCAAGTGAGGCAAGTGATATTGATCAATCAAATACAGGCATAACCACTCACTCCGTCGaattgaataatagttttatatCAGGAAATGATGAAGAATATAGCACAAATGTTCCAAATACATCCAAATCTTTAGAAGGtctaaaatatgaattagaaGTTGAAAAATCTTTAATCAAAGAAAACGAACATAATCAAATTGTAACTCCAAGTAAAGGACCTAAGAATGTAATTGATAAACCAAAAGTTTCTATAGTAATAAGTAAAGATAATAAAGAGAATTTAAAAACTACCACTGAAGTTGAAAGCAAACATCATCTGGATATTGATGAAACGGTCGAAAAAGTTGATAATACCATTAACAAAGAAATACAAacatctttttcaaataatttatatgaaaatgttcATTCCAGTCAAGGACAAGAGGCTAAAGAagatgaaattattgaaaaggaAGAACTATTGAAAGATGATAAAAATGGGAACAAGATTGAAATTTTAAGGCCCTTAGATAATAACAACGACATGCAATCAAATGTAGAAAGATATACCACAAATGGAAGTCAAATTGATCTGAATCTTACACAAACTGAATCTCCATCCAAAGTGAtgacaaataaaagttatttaaatttttcaaccaATATTGATACAGATAATGCTTCAAGTAATCATGAAtcagaatatcaaaataataaaagtaaaatgcaTGATCAAATAGATATTGATGAAGAGAGTgaggaatttataaaaacatcagATTCGTGCGGGAGGAACaataatttggaatatttaaatAGAGATGGAATGATGGAATCTTTAATAAATGACAGTGATGAACTTCACCACAAGATTACATTAATAACATCAGAATACGACGATATTCAATCAAGGGACTCAATTTCAAATGAATCAGAGTCAGAAAGgaataaaaaggaaatcaaaATCCCATTTACAATTATCCAGTCGACAGATGAgcaatattttgcaaataaagatAAACCTATTGATAGTGAAAAGCTTACAGAGAATGAAAAAGTGGATGTAACTGTTGTAGAAGTTAGAAAAGAATCTAAAGAAGATGATGAAAAGTCTTCTTTGAACAATCAAAGTCAATACATCAGACAaatagcaaaacaaaaaaataagaaagatgaTCTATCCTCGAGGGAGGTGAGATTTCTAGAACTCGAACAAGAAGATATATcgtttacaaaaagaaatattagggacgttaaaaaaaaatccgaattagaaatggataaaagtaataaagattattctacCCATATTACCATGGGCAATAACGATAGTTCTGAAGCTTCGTCTAAGCTAATTAAGAGTAAACCacatttaatagataaaaaaacatataaaaatgaaagtacCAAAGAAAGTATAActaagttgaataaaaaatatatcccatcCTCTAAAAAACAGAATCCTTTAACCCATGATACATCTTCAGTTGAAACAAGTCATCTTGAGGAATCGGGGTCAGAAGTGTACATGGATAATGATAATCGACAGGATAGAACTGATTTTgccaaaaattatgaagaaaattcgAAAATAAGAAATCACACAAATGGAACATTTGGCAATAAAACTGAAAAAGACAATATAACAACTACATCGAATAACGAAGTAGGAATTGTAAGTTCACAAAATATTGAATCCATTGAGAATGATCGGGATTTAGAAGAGA TGAACAATAATCCAATAGATCAACAAAACGTTTATGAAACAATATCTTCAGAGAGCACTGAGAAAGAAGTTGAAATTCCTGCTGGAAATCAAATCTCTGGCTACGGTTCTACAGAAAAATTCACCATTAATTTGACCACAACTATTTATGAAATAGTTGACGAGTCCAATGACCAGTGCTTGAACAGCTCAACTTCTCAATTTTCATTAAGTCATGAAAATGCTGTAGACTCCTCACTTGCTCAATCGGTATCAGTTGACGACGGATTTATAGTGAATGATACTCAAGAAGCTTCTATTTCTCATTCTCGGAAACGCTCACAATGGTATAAAAGAGAGCCTATCTATGGAAAAGGGGATACtcaatatatgttatttaaacaTGATTCAAATGAGCCGATTGATAATGAAGACGAccaatcaaatgaaaaatgtaCAATTAGTGAGGAGAGTAAAGAGGCTCAAACTTCTGACGATGAAGAGGCCTTTGATTTTGATTCGGGTGAAAATGTAGAAAGCATACTACCTGGAATTATAAGAAGCCATTTTGAAACTGAAACATATGACAACGAAGTCATTAATCAACGAATCAGTGTTCTTTATGATATAAGTGAAGAGAGTAGTTCAATATCTGAAAGAAGTAATAACGAAGAAAAGTTGAGCTCAGATATTTCACTGACTGATAGTACATCTACTAAATCAAGTGCAGGAAATGTAAATCATTCAACACCTTTTGAGGATAAACTAGAAGAAaaggaattgcaaattaaaattgaaacattGCAAATTGATGACTTGAAAGAAGTAGAACATTTTGTACAAGAGCCTAACCATGAAAACGAAGAACGGCGGATAAATCTTTCTAATACAAAACTGGTCAGTGAAACTAATAATGATGATGCAAGTATCAACGAATTTGATAGTATATTTGATTACGATGATAAACAAGATGAGGAAAATGAACATTTAGATAAGTCATATGAAGAATCAACATCCGAATTTCTTCCAGCAAGAGGTAATTTAACTGAGACATCTACATTTCAATTAGAAGTACAATCGGGCGATATAGAATCTTCAACCGAAAAATATAGTTCAGGTTCACCAGAAACTATTTGGAATGATCAAAATGACTTATTGGCTAGTTTGAATGAAACTGCGACAAATGTTTTTGAAGAAGGTTACAAAGAAACAGAGGAAATGACTGTGATTAATGAGTCCATCGAAATTCCAGTAGATTGTTTGAGTTCAGAATCTTCCGGACAGTATGGATTTCAATTGCTGAATCCGTTATCTAGAAATAACTCAACGAGCGATGTAATATTG